The Planococcus halocryophilus nucleotide sequence TACAATTCCTACGTAATTCCTTGTTCCTGCAACTCCATTACTTCTCGGATACCCTTCGAAATAATATTCCATCCTTGTACACCCCTCTGCAATTTTTATATTTCAAAACTTTCCACTTTCGGATATCAGAACAGTGCAAATAATCAGTTAAATAAACATAAAACTCTATATTATGACAAAATTGATAGAATTTTTCTCTTCTGAGTTCATACTTTTCTATTATTTAATTTGTAATTGATCTCTTGCATTTTTCTGAGCTTCTATATAAACATCAACTAAAGGTACTTTATGCTTTAAAGCAAGGGTTTTTACTTCTTCGTATTCTGGATAGGATTTGATTATCTCTCCGTCAAGGATGCCAACTTTAACAGTTACAGGACCGTACATTGTTTCAACTTCCTTTAATTCTCGTGATAAAATCCTTCTTGTCCAATCAGACTTCCGGACACCAAAAGTGCTGGTCTCACGCAATAATATCTCTTCTAGCAAAAATGATTCTTCTGGCTTCGTTAAAACAGTAACCAAATTTCCTGGTCTACTTTTCTTCATTGAGACTGGAGTAAAATAGACGTCCAACGCGCCAGATGTCAATAATTTCTCCATGATATATCCAAGAGACTCACCGGTGAAATCGTCCATATGACACTCAAGGATAATGATCTTTTCTCGTTGCTCTATTTTTTCTTCATTAAATAGAACAGCTCTCAAGACATTCGGGTGTTCAAAATCTTTTTTTCCTGCTCCGTAACCGATACTTTCAATTGCCTGTGCTGGTAATTGTCCATATTCATTGGCTAACGCTTTTAGGAATCCTGCACCTGTAGGAGTAGTTAATTCTCCTCGAACATGAAAGTCTGCCAAAGGCACTCCTTTTAAAATTTCAGCTGTCGCCGGAGCCGGTATTGGATAAAGCCCATGAGCAATTTTTATTTTCCCATAGCCAGTTGGTACCGGCGAAGCAATGATTCTAACTACATCTAAGCTCTCAAGAGCTAGACAGACACCTATCACATCGATAATCGAATCCATCGCACCTACTTCATGAAAATGTACTTCTTCCGGGTCCATACCGTGTATTTTCCCTTCTGCTTCAGCAATTATCTGAAAAACAGCTAAACTTCTTTCCTTTACACGTTTCGGAAGCTCGCTTTTCTCAATCATCTGCAGAATCGTCGATGCTTTCCTGTGAGAATGAGAATGGTGTCCATCATCATGAACGTGATCATTGGAATGGCTATGTATTTCTTCATATGCTTCATGTATATGGTTATTTTGATGCGAATGAGAGTGATTATGTTCATTGCTGTGCGTATGGCTATGCTCATTATCAATTTTTCCTACATCACTAAATTGAAGATCCAGCAGTTTGGCGGAAATTCCTCTCTTATCCACTTTCTTTACATTCAATGAAAATGGATCGATTGGCAGTTTTTTTAAATGTTCGCTGATATAAGAGATATCTGCACCGAGGTCAATTAATGCAGAAAGCGTCATATCCCCAGAAATTCCCGATTGGCAGTCAAGATATAACAATTTCATGATTTACCCCCTCTGAAACCAACTTTAAAATAAGAGCCGCTTGATAAGCAGCACCAAATCCGTTGTCGATATTAACGACGCTCATACCAGAAGAACATGAAGACAGCATAGCGAGTAAAGGTGTTATTCCCTGCAAATGTGCACCATACCCAACTGAAGTTGGGACAGCAATTACCGGGCGCTGTACCAGACCACCGATGACACTCGGCAACGCACCTTCCATTCCAGCAATGACAATCAATACATCGGCATTCGTGATTTCTTCTCGAAAGGCTAAAAGCCGATCAATTCCGGCAACACCAACATCATATAACCGCTTTACTTTACACCCCATCCATTCAGCTGTTATTGCGGCTTCTTCCGCTACAAAAAGGTCGGAAGTTCCTGCGCATACGACCATTACTTCTCCACCATAGTAGTTCTCAGGCTTTCCATAAAGTAATATTCGTGCTGTGTAGTCGTAATGTGCTAATGGAAAAGTTGAAACCAAAGACTCTCCTTTTTCCTTGTCGAGTCTAGTAACCATTACTTTTCCATGTTTTTCAATTAACTTCTCCATAATTGGCTCTATTTGCTCTATGGTTTTTCCTTCACCATAGATGACTTCTGGAAATCCCTGACGTTTTTCACGGCCATAATCTACTTTGCTAAAACCTAAGTCTTCAAAATTCTCCATGCCATCACCTGCTGTCTTATTTTTTGATTTTTAAATCATAAATCTGTATAGAGAAACGAATCATAATCTATACGTGGATTTATTTCTCTAGCTCAATTTATATGCCGACACTTTAATTGACTGCTTCAGCAAGTTCACTGTCAGAAAGAACTTCGTTCATGCTTCCTGTCCGATAACCACTTAAATCAATCGAAACATAATTAAAACCTAGTGCTACTAATTTCAATTGAATCTGTTCTCTATAGTTCAAGATATCTGAAATTTCGTCCTGATTTACTTCGATTCGAGCGCATTGATCATGCCATCGTACCCGAACCATCTGGAACCCCAATTTACCAATAAATTTCTCAGCTTCATTAACTTGTTCAATTTTTGCTTTATCTAGTTTAGTTCCGTATGGAATCCTTGATGCTAAACTACATGATGCAGGTTTATTCCATACTGGTAATTCTAGTTTTTGCGAAAGTTCACGAACTTCTTTTTTATATAAATTAGCTTCTTGTAATACGCTACGAGCTCCAGCTTCCGTTCTTGCTTTTAATCCCGGACGAAAATCATCTAAATCATCCATAATCATGCCATCTAATACAAAATTATAACCTAGCTCTTCAGCAAGTTGATTTAAACGGCTATACAGAAGTTTCTTACTGTAATACCAACTATCTGGAGTGTTTTTAGCAATATTTTCATCTTCCAATTCACTTATTTCTGTCTGTAGAACTTGAATACCCAGCTGCTCTGCCAGCTGCACTGCTCCATCAAATTCCTCGCTTCTAAACAATTCAGATGCAACTACAACGGCAAGAACATTTTCTGAACCCAATTCCTGTTGTGCTCTTTTTAATACTAAAGTACTGTCTACCCCACCCGAAAAAGCGACGAGAACACGGTTCATACCTACTAATATTTTACCAAGGTGCTGGTCTTTCTCATTTAATTTTCCCATTATTTTTGCCTCCCTTTTTAAAATCTTCATAAATTCCGACTTATGTCAGAGCATATGGCGAAACATCGCCACTTAATACTTGCACTATATTGTTAGCTGCTTTTTGACGTAATTCAACCATCGCTTCTTCGGAATACCAAGCACTATGTGGGGTAATAATTACATTACTCATATTTAATAAAGGACTATCTTTTTCAATTGGTTCATCTTCCGTTACATCAAGTGCAGCACCGGCAATAACCCCTTTTTCAAGTGCTTCAACAAGTGCTTTTTCATCAATAATTGGCCCTCTTGCTGTATTGATAATAACTGCAGTTTTTTTCATTTGACTAAACCGTTCTCCATTCAACAAATGGAAAGTATCTTTTATAAGTGGTACATGAACAGACAGGTAATCTGCTTCACGGATAATTTTATCAAGCTCCATTTTTTGAACACCTGCAGCTTTCATATCTTCCGCTGAAACAAATGGATCATAAGCAGCCAATTTAAAGCCTAATGGTTTAACTTTTTCAATAAACTTTCTTGGAATCCGACCGAATCCAAGAACTCCCACTGTCTGCTTATCAAAGCGATGAATTGGCACAGAAACTTTGAAATCCCAATTCCCTTTTTTTACTTCATTATTTAATAGCGTGACTTTACGCGCCCATGAAAGTAGTAATGCCAGAGCATGGTTAGATACCTCTTCCATACCGTAGTCTGGAACATTGGTAATAATAATGCCTTTTTCCTTTGCTGCTTCTACATCAATCGTATTCACGCCTACACCATAGCGAGAAATAATTTTTGTGTTCCTAAGTGACTCAATCACTCGACGAGAAAGAGGCGCATATTGATTTAGAATTGCATCTGCATACTCCGCTGCTTTTATCACTTCTTCTTCTGTTTTGCATTGCGCTTTAATGAATTCAATATCTAATCCACTCTTAGCAAACACTTCTTCTTCATACTTCAAATTTTCAAATTCATAATCCGTTAAAAGAACTTTATACTTCACTTATCCTCCCTCCTCCCTTAAAGTATCAATTCTTCCAGTTCAGTTAGAATTTCGAGGTTCGGATTTTCTTTTGCTTCGCTAATCATACTTTCAGAAATCCATATCTCTCCGATATCAAGGGTGTTCTTAATCTGTACTAACCTTACTTTACTCAAATCAAATGCATTACAAGTTTTAATTGCTGCTTTAACAGCGAGCTCTTTTGATTCAAGAATCATTGGTACTTTTATGACTTCAATTACTGTACTGGTCAAAGCATTTGCGTATCCTTTTTCCCAAATAATTTCGTCAAATACCGCTTTTGTTGTCATATCAGCCATGCCGATACCATTTGCATTACCTTTAGTTTTTTCGGTCAAGCCAAGGACAACAATACGGGTTATATCAGGCCCCCCTGTTGCATAAGGCGTAGCAAATTTACCTGTTATATTTGGATCCATACCATCGCCAGAGATCTCTTTTCCAAGCTCATCTACTATGAGTACATCAAATTTATCAAAATGAATTTTTGCCATTAATTCTTTTGCTTCTTTCAATAATTCGGGTTCCTCTGTTTCTAAATTTTTCGCTGCGACAGCAACTACTTTCGCTGGACGATCGTAAGCATTTTCTAGTGTTGCCAATCCGAAAATAACCGGTGCTTTTGCTAGAGTGATTTTAGCCATCTCAGGAACATGTTCAGCCATATACTTAAAACTGTAAGAATGTGCTGCTTCTGCTCCTTTTTGTTTACCAAGACCGATTGTAATCATTTTCAGTAATCCACTTTCTACTTTGCCTCGGAAAGAAGTATGAGCTTTTATTCGATTAATGACTACAATTTTATCTGCTTCATATGCATATTGATCTATATAAACCGGTAATCCATTTGGTAGTTCACCAATTTTCACCACTTCCATAGTAGCTCTCACTGGCGCACCACATGTTTCTTCGGTTACTCCTAGTTGCTTTAGCACATCAGCTTGTCCTTCAGCAGAAGCACCACCATGGCTTCCCATTGCCGGCACAATAAAAGGTTTCCCACCAACCCGTTTTAACTCTCGGATTGTTTCGCGAACTAAAATTGGTAAATCGGCAACACCTCGACTACCGACAGCAACTGCAATCGAATCGCCAGCTTCAATTTCTAGTAGCACATTAGTATCATTTAATGTTTTTCTTACTTCTGCTGCTGTGTCTTTCAATTCAGGTGCATAAAATTTTTGTTTCACTTTCACCATTTTCGGGAGTGTAGTATCTTTCAATAATTGATTGATAATATCCATGCATCTGCCCCTTTTCCCTCTTCTGCATCGTAAGGTTTTCCACATTTAAAATGCAAAATCAAATCCATCAAATATTAAAATAGCAATTACGAATTTCTTAATGTTTTACATTATAAAACATTGTTCTGTTAATAGACCTTAAAGATATTATAGATTTCCCTTCCGAGAGTTGTCAATTACTTTAAAATATTCACAACACTCCATTATTTAGTTTATATTAACCACTATTATATTCATTTCTACATACTAACAAGGTCATTAAATTCTATTACTGAATTTTCCAGAATTTCCCTCATGACTTTAAGGGCAAAAGAGACATATCTTACCCCTATGTTAGCGATAATTTTTAATTGAGACAATTGCGCGAGAAACTCTTCCGTTACCGCATTGTTTTGGATTATTAGTCCTTCTACATCTCTTGCTTCTTCCAGAAGAATTTCTTGAGGAATCGTTCTTTATTGTTCCAAATCCTATTCTAGCAATACTCAGCTATATAAACTTCTACCTTTTCCAGTATTGGATGTGTGATATACATTCTTGGTTTCACGCTATCTTCCCTCTTGTTAGGAATTTTTATTTCGAATTTTTATACCTTTCGTTATTAAATAAACTGCATAATATATCAGTTACTCGACAAAATTTTGATTTTTTCACTTACATCTCATTGTGTTACTTTAGTGTTTGCAAGTTACATACCGAGTTTGTTAGTGTACCAATTTTTTCTATTTTAATACTTATGTTATCTCCATCTTTTAGCCACACTTTTGGATTTCTGCCCATCCCAACACCCGGTGGTGTACCTGTTGCAATTAAATCGCCTGGTTTCAATGTCATTGACTGGGATAAAAATGAAATGATTTGGGGAACTGTGAAAATTAAATTATTTGTATTTGAGTTTTGCATAATTTCATCGTTAAGTTTTAGCGAAATCGATAGCTCATGAGGATTATCCACTTCATCACACGTAACAATTACGGGACCAATCGGAGCAAAAGTATCTGCTGTTTTGCCACGCGACCATTGACCATCCGCAAATTGCTGATCACGTGCACTAATATCATTCATAATTGTATAACCAAACACATAATTATTTGCCTCTTCTTCTGTTACACATTTCGCTTTTTTACCAATAACAACCACTAGTTCTGCTTCAAAATCCACTTCACTTGAATTAATTGGGATTTCAATAGAATCTTTTTCTCCGATAATTGCATTAGCGTATTTCGAGAAAATAACAGGAGATTTTGGTGGCTCCATGCCTGTCTCCTTACAATGATCAGTATAGTTTAGTCCAACACAGATGATTTTTTCCGGCTGTGAAATAGGGGGGAGAATATTGACTTCTGCAAGACTGAAGACAGCACTTTCATTTTCTTTTTGTTTTATCTTCTGTTCTGCCTGTAAGCGTAAGTTCTTGTTATTTTCAATAAATGTTTTTAAACAAGGTGGAAACTTCTTTTCATCAAGTAATGTCAAACTTATAACCTTATCGCCTTGCACGACTCCAAGGTGCTGCTTCGTTTTTGTAGCAAAAATAGCAAATTTCATATGTAATCTCTCTCCTTCTAATTCCACTAAAAACATATCTATTTTTAAAAAGGAGATTTCCAGTTTTGGAAATCTCCTTTTAATTTTATTTAGCTCCCCTTAATAAAAACTGTTTTAATCGCAGTATAAAATTCTTTCGCTGCTTCCCCTTGTTCACGTGAGCCTGAACTTGAACCTTTCATTCCTCCAAATGGTGCTTGGAGCTCTACTCCTGCACTTTCAGCGTTAATACGCACAAGCCCAACTTCAATTTCATCAATAAATTCAAGAATCGAATTGATATCCGAAGTGAAAATAGAAGCAGATAAACCATATTTTGTATTGTTTGCCGCCTCAATCGCTTCTGCTAAATCTTTCACCTTGATAAGAGCAATTACAGGACCGAAAATTTCTTCTTGTGAAATTGTCATTTCAGCTGTTGCTTCATCGAAGATTGCAGGCGTAACAAAGAATCCATTATCGTAGTTGCCCCCTGTCAATACTTCACCACCGTGAATAAGTTTAGCTCCTTCTTGCTTGCCGATTTCAACATATTCATTAAATGTATTAAATTGACTTTCACTTGCAGATGGTCCCATCCACACATCTTCTTCAAGACTATTTCCAACAGTTATTTTTTTAGTAGCTTCAACAAGTTTTTGTTTAAACTCTTCATATACTGCTTCTTCTACAACTACTCGGCTGGTTGCTGTACATTTTTGGCCGGAAGATTTAAATGCTCCACTAATGACAGCTTCTACAGCTTGTTCAACGTTTGCATTTTTTGTTACAATCGCAGGGTTTTTCCCCCCCATTTCAAGTTGGAATTTAATTCCTCGTGCAGCAGCCGATTTAGCCACATTCTGTCCCACTTGTTCTGAACCAGTAAAAGTAATTGCGTTCAATTTAGGATGATCGATTAATTTTTGTCCAATCACCGAACCTGAACCGGTAACAAAGTTAAAGACACCTTCTGGGAATCCAGCTTTCGCAAAACACTCTACTATTTTTGCAGCAGTAACAGCTGCTTCACTTGCTGGTTTGAAAACAATTGTGTTTCCATAAACTAGTGCCGGTGCAATTTTCCAAATTGGAATTGCTACAGGGAAGTTCCATGGTGTGATTACACCAACCACTCCAAGAGGCGTGCGTTTAGTGAACATTAATGCTTCGCTATCAGAAGATGGAATTACATCACCTTCTTTACGCATACCTTCAGCTGCATAATATCGAAGAATTGCAATCCCACGTGCGGTTTCCCCTTTTGCTTCAGGAAGTGTTTTCCCCATTTCTTTAGTCATGGATTCAGCGATTTCGTTCAGATTCTCTTCTAAAAGACTTGCAGTTTTGAATAGTAACTGTCCTCTCGCTGCCTGTCCAAGTTTACGCCACACTTTCTTCGCTTTATCTGCCGCCTCGACTGCTTTGTTTAATTCTTCTTCTGTAGAACTTTGAACATAGCCCATCGCTTCTTTTGTTGCTGGATTAATGCTTGTAATTAGTTTTCCAGATGCACTTTGTACCCATTCGTTGTTAATATAATTGCTATAATGTTCTTCTTTAATTGTAGTTTTCATAGTTTAATTAGCTCCTTTAAATTTAATATAGTTAGTATTTATATATCTATCGTTAATTAATGTGTGCTATTTTTTTACTTTGCAGTACAGGGTTTTTTAATACCCCGATACCAGGAATTTCGATTTCAATGCGATCTTTCTCGTTCAGCGTAAAGTCATTCGGAGGCACTATACATGTACCTGTAAGAAGTACTGTTCCATCAAAAATGGTGTTATCTAGAGTTAAATAATGAACAAGCTCCTCTAATTTTCGCTTTAGTTGATTGACTTGCGCATCCCCCTCAAAAACTAATTTTTCATCACGGTAAATACGGCAAATAATTTGTAATTCATAAGGGTCTGAAACTGCCTCTTTCAATAGAATTGAAGGTCCGATAGAGCATGAATTTTTCCAAACTTTTGCTTGTGGCAAGTAAAGTGGATTTTCCCCTTCAATATCACGGCAACTCATATCATTACCAGCAGTGTAACCTAGTATTGTCCCCTCTTTGTCAATGACCAATCCAAGTTCTGGTTCGGGAATCTGCCAATTAGAATCTGAACGCAAGTACACAGGTTCGTTTGGTCCGACAGTCCTTGCCGCAGTCGATTTGAAGAAGATTTCTGGACGTATAGCATCATATACTTTGTCATAAAAAGTTTCAGCATCCAGCTTGCCTTGAGTCGCTTCGTAGTTACGCGCTTCTTTACTTTTTTTGTATGTAACGCCTGCCGCCCATACTTCAGGAGCATCGATTGGTGTAGTTAAATCAATATCCTCAAGTGCTAGCTCTTCTCCATTTCCAATCAATTGTTTTACCATTTCGAACGTCGTTCTGTTATTACGACGAGCTTCCGCTACAAGAGTCATAAAATCCTTGTAGGGAAGGTCTATCACCTTGTTCTCTTCTGTCACTGCTGCTAATTGCTTGCCTGATTCTTTTACATAACGAATAATTCTCATACATATATTCCCCCGGAAGTTATAATTTTTAATACTATGTTTTGTTTCCTTTTAAATAATAAAAATAAAAATCATCAATCTACTAACTCAGATCGGAAGTCGTATCCTAATTTCTTGGATAACTCAGACGATGTAGCTTTTAAGCTTTCAATAATTTTTTCCAATTCTTTTTTCGTTAAATTGCTTGCAGTAGTTGAACTGCTGATTGCTGCTATAACATGTCCTGTATAATCTCGAATGGGAAGTGCTACGCAGTATACACCTGGCTCATTTTCTTCGTCATCTATCGCATATCCTTGCTTTCGGACCTTTTCCAATTCTATTAGAAAGGATTCCTCATTAGTTAAAGTGTTTTTTGTTTGTTTTGTGTACTCATAGCCATCCAATATTTTCTCTAATTCACTAGGATCTTTAAATGCTACAAGCGCTTTACCAACGCCACTGCTATGAATTGGTACTCTTCTTCCAATTCTAGAATATAAAATAGCAGCTTTAGCACTTTCAACTTTATCGATATATATACCTTCTTTTCCATCTAGAATAACAAGGTGTACTGTTCGTCCGGTCGATTTAGAGAGTTTAACCAATTGTTCTCTTGCTAATGATTGAAGATCTAAGTTTTGAATTACATAATGTCCTCGTTCAAACAGTTTCATACCAAGAAAATATTTGCCGTTTTCACTATTTTGTTCGATGTAATGGTGCTTTTGCAATGTTTTCAATAAAGAATGGACAGTACTTTTATGAAGATTCATTTTTTCAGTAATTTCTGTTAATTTAAGTTCTTTGTCATACTCATCAAATAAATCTAGAATCCGAAGTGCACGCTCCACTGATTGTATAATTGGCATATCGCTCATCCTTTTCTGTTCACTTAGTGTGATTTATCTCTCACTATAAGTGAACGATAAATCTCTATACCAAAGTTTATCACTAAGTAGGAACTTTTCCAGTTTCAACTGGTACTCCTAATCCTTCTGCGCCTTTTTCCGATGTTTTATAATCCGGAGCATAGCGATTAAGAAGATCAAGACCGATTTTCGCACGACGAACACGCTCTTTACATAATGCAATTGACGTACTTTCAAGGTGTGTCCCTGATGGATAAATATTCGGAGAATTTCTTAATCCGAATTTAATATAGACGGGTGCTGCAACTCGAATGATTTCAGCAATTTCATAATGTCGAATAAATCCCCCTACATCATCTGGAGCCTCAATGTAAATATCGATAGGAATATCGATGGCTTGGCGAATTTCTGATAGTTTCGCCAAAGTAAGATCTGTTGGAACATTGTAAGTATCAGCACCCGCATCTTGAATCAATTTAATAGAAACTGGATTTGATTGGGCCATTTGAACAGAAATTTTCACAATAAGATTGGAAGGAAGTTCTCCAGCTTTTTTAAACTCATTTATAAGAACTAATAATCCTTCATCTGCTACCAATATGCTACGAATTCCAAAGTGACATGCACGTTTAACGTCTTCAATCGCATATACCAGCTGATCCATCCCTTGAGAACGAAGTCCAGCAATCTTCCCATTACTCGCTAACTGCATTGGTGTAACATCGAAAGTTCCACGAGGTCCTACAAACAGACTGACTTCCAAATTT carries:
- the gucD gene encoding alpha-ketoglutaric semialdehyde dehydrogenase GucD; this translates as MKTTIKEEHYSNYINNEWVQSASGKLITSINPATKEAMGYVQSSTEEELNKAVEAADKAKKVWRKLGQAARGQLLFKTASLLEENLNEIAESMTKEMGKTLPEAKGETARGIAILRYYAAEGMRKEGDVIPSSDSEALMFTKRTPLGVVGVITPWNFPVAIPIWKIAPALVYGNTIVFKPASEAAVTAAKIVECFAKAGFPEGVFNFVTGSGSVIGQKLIDHPKLNAITFTGSEQVGQNVAKSAAARGIKFQLEMGGKNPAIVTKNANVEQAVEAVISGAFKSSGQKCTATSRVVVEEAVYEEFKQKLVEATKKITVGNSLEEDVWMGPSASESQFNTFNEYVEIGKQEGAKLIHGGEVLTGGNYDNGFFVTPAIFDEATAEMTISQEEIFGPVIALIKVKDLAEAIEAANNTKYGLSASIFTSDINSILEFIDEIEVGLVRINAESAGVELQAPFGGMKGSSSGSREQGEAAKEFYTAIKTVFIKGS
- a CDS encoding lactate racemase domain-containing protein, which codes for MDIINQLLKDTTLPKMVKVKQKFYAPELKDTAAEVRKTLNDTNVLLEIEAGDSIAVAVGSRGVADLPILVRETIRELKRVGGKPFIVPAMGSHGGASAEGQADVLKQLGVTEETCGAPVRATMEVVKIGELPNGLPVYIDQYAYEADKIVVINRIKAHTSFRGKVESGLLKMITIGLGKQKGAEAAHSYSFKYMAEHVPEMAKITLAKAPVIFGLATLENAYDRPAKVVAVAAKNLETEEPELLKEAKELMAKIHFDKFDVLIVDELGKEISGDGMDPNITGKFATPYATGGPDITRIVVLGLTEKTKGNANGIGMADMTTKAVFDEIIWEKGYANALTSTVIEVIKVPMILESKELAVKAAIKTCNAFDLSKVRLVQIKNTLDIGEIWISESMISEAKENPNLEILTELEELIL
- a CDS encoding U32 family peptidase, translated to MQNTRNFIEKLGYSTGGTQDLPTSTKTFPDGAQYRIELPSVEGPASFEALIEACEKYNIYIHRISQGSGIMLLTDEELQQMADIGRRENLEVSLFVGPRGTFDVTPMQLASNGKIAGLRSQGMDQLVYAIEDVKRACHFGIRSILVADEGLLVLINEFKKAGELPSNLIVKISVQMAQSNPVSIKLIQDAGADTYNVPTDLTLAKLSEIRQAIDIPIDIYIEAPDDVGGFIRHYEIAEIIRVAAPVYIKFGLRNSPNIYPSGTHLESTSIALCKERVRRAKIGLDLLNRYAPDYKTSEKGAEGLGVPVETGKVPT
- the larB gene encoding nickel pincer cofactor biosynthesis protein LarB, which codes for MENFEDLGFSKVDYGREKRQGFPEVIYGEGKTIEQIEPIMEKLIEKHGKVMVTRLDKEKGESLVSTFPLAHYDYTARILLYGKPENYYGGEVMVVCAGTSDLFVAEEAAITAEWMGCKVKRLYDVGVAGIDRLLAFREEITNADVLIVIAGMEGALPSVIGGLVQRPVIAVPTSVGYGAHLQGITPLLAMLSSCSSGMSVVNIDNGFGAAYQAALILKLVSEGVNHEIVIS
- a CDS encoding fumarylacetoacetate hydrolase family protein, with translation MRIIRYVKESGKQLAAVTEENKVIDLPYKDFMTLVAEARRNNRTTFEMVKQLIGNGEELALEDIDLTTPIDAPEVWAAGVTYKKSKEARNYEATQGKLDAETFYDKVYDAIRPEIFFKSTAARTVGPNEPVYLRSDSNWQIPEPELGLVIDKEGTILGYTAGNDMSCRDIEGENPLYLPQAKVWKNSCSIGPSILLKEAVSDPYELQIICRIYRDEKLVFEGDAQVNQLKRKLEELVHYLTLDNTIFDGTVLLTGTCIVPPNDFTLNEKDRIEIEIPGIGVLKNPVLQSKKIAHIN
- the larC gene encoding nickel pincer cofactor biosynthesis protein LarC, which codes for MKLLYLDCQSGISGDMTLSALIDLGADISYISEHLKKLPIDPFSLNVKKVDKRGISAKLLDLQFSDVGKIDNEHSHTHSNEHNHSHSHQNNHIHEAYEEIHSHSNDHVHDDGHHSHSHRKASTILQMIEKSELPKRVKERSLAVFQIIAEAEGKIHGMDPEEVHFHEVGAMDSIIDVIGVCLALESLDVVRIIASPVPTGYGKIKIAHGLYPIPAPATAEILKGVPLADFHVRGELTTPTGAGFLKALANEYGQLPAQAIESIGYGAGKKDFEHPNVLRAVLFNEEKIEQREKIIILECHMDDFTGESLGYIMEKLLTSGALDVYFTPVSMKKSRPGNLVTVLTKPEESFLLEEILLRETSTFGVRKSDWTRRILSRELKEVETMYGPVTVKVGILDGEIIKSYPEYEEVKTLALKHKVPLVDVYIEAQKNARDQLQIK
- a CDS encoding IclR family transcriptional regulator, coding for MPIIQSVERALRILDLFDEYDKELKLTEITEKMNLHKSTVHSLLKTLQKHHYIEQNSENGKYFLGMKLFERGHYVIQNLDLQSLAREQLVKLSKSTGRTVHLVILDGKEGIYIDKVESAKAAILYSRIGRRVPIHSSGVGKALVAFKDPSELEKILDGYEYTKQTKNTLTNEESFLIELEKVRKQGYAIDDEENEPGVYCVALPIRDYTGHVIAAISSSTTASNLTKKELEKIIESLKATSSELSKKLGYDFRSELVD
- a CDS encoding fumarylacetoacetate hydrolase family protein, producing the protein MFLVELEGERLHMKFAIFATKTKQHLGVVQGDKVISLTLLDEKKFPPCLKTFIENNKNLRLQAEQKIKQKENESAVFSLAEVNILPPISQPEKIICVGLNYTDHCKETGMEPPKSPVIFSKYANAIIGEKDSIEIPINSSEVDFEAELVVVIGKKAKCVTEEEANNYVFGYTIMNDISARDQQFADGQWSRGKTADTFAPIGPVIVTCDEVDNPHELSISLKLNDEIMQNSNTNNLIFTVPQIISFLSQSMTLKPGDLIATGTPPGVGMGRNPKVWLKDGDNISIKIEKIGTLTNSVCNLQTLK
- the larE gene encoding ATP-dependent sacrificial sulfur transferase LarE, with the translated sequence MGKLNEKDQHLGKILVGMNRVLVAFSGGVDSTLVLKRAQQELGSENVLAVVVASELFRSEEFDGAVQLAEQLGIQVLQTEISELEDENIAKNTPDSWYYSKKLLYSRLNQLAEELGYNFVLDGMIMDDLDDFRPGLKARTEAGARSVLQEANLYKKEVRELSQKLELPVWNKPASCSLASRIPYGTKLDKAKIEQVNEAEKFIGKLGFQMVRVRWHDQCARIEVNQDEISDILNYREQIQLKLVALGFNYVSIDLSGYRTGSMNEVLSDSELAEAVN
- a CDS encoding C-terminal binding protein; the protein is MKYKVLLTDYEFENLKYEEEVFAKSGLDIEFIKAQCKTEEEVIKAAEYADAILNQYAPLSRRVIESLRNTKIISRYGVGVNTIDVEAAKEKGIIITNVPDYGMEEVSNHALALLLSWARKVTLLNNEVKKGNWDFKVSVPIHRFDKQTVGVLGFGRIPRKFIEKVKPLGFKLAAYDPFVSAEDMKAAGVQKMELDKIIREADYLSVHVPLIKDTFHLLNGERFSQMKKTAVIINTARGPIIDEKALVEALEKGVIAGAALDVTEDEPIEKDSPLLNMSNVIITPHSAWYSEEAMVELRQKAANNIVQVLSGDVSPYALT